The proteins below come from a single Streptomyces sp. SCSIO 75703 genomic window:
- a CDS encoding Gfo/Idh/MocA family oxidoreductase has protein sequence MTATPPGTPVRVGLIGYGLAGSVFHAPLIAATEGLVLDTVATSHPERQARARAAFPEARTVAGPEQLLDRAGDLDLVVIASPNKTHVPLATAALEAGLPVVVDKPVAGTAAEARELAALAEERGLLLSVFQNRRWDNDFRTLRKLLAEGALGDVWRFESRFERWRPKPKGGWRESGDPAEIGGLLYDLGSHVVDQALVLFGPVSAVYAEAVVRRAGAEADDDTFIALTHAGGVRSHLYVSATTAQLGPRFRVLGSRAGYVKYGLDPQEAALREGARPGPGWGEEDESLWGRVGSGQSPVTGGGRVEPTLPGDYPAYYAAVAKALREDGPNPVGAREAAAALDVLEAARRSARDGVVVSL, from the coding sequence ATGACTGCTACTCCCCCCGGCACCCCCGTGCGCGTCGGCCTCATCGGCTACGGGCTCGCGGGCTCCGTCTTCCACGCCCCGCTGATCGCCGCCACCGAGGGCCTCGTCCTGGACACGGTCGCCACCTCGCACCCGGAACGGCAGGCGCGGGCCCGCGCCGCCTTCCCGGAGGCACGCACCGTCGCCGGCCCGGAGCAGCTCCTCGACCGGGCCGGCGACCTGGACCTCGTCGTGATCGCGTCCCCGAACAAGACGCACGTACCGCTCGCCACGGCCGCCTTGGAGGCGGGTCTGCCGGTCGTCGTGGACAAGCCGGTCGCGGGCACGGCGGCCGAGGCGCGCGAGCTGGCCGCCCTCGCCGAGGAGCGCGGCCTGCTGCTCTCCGTCTTCCAGAACCGCCGCTGGGACAACGACTTCCGCACCCTGCGCAAGCTGCTCGCCGAGGGCGCCCTCGGCGACGTGTGGCGCTTCGAGTCCCGCTTCGAGCGCTGGCGGCCCAAGCCCAAGGGCGGCTGGCGCGAGTCCGGCGACCCCGCCGAGATCGGCGGCCTCCTGTACGACCTGGGCAGTCACGTCGTCGACCAGGCCCTCGTGCTGTTCGGCCCGGTGAGCGCCGTGTACGCCGAGGCGGTCGTCCGGCGCGCGGGCGCGGAGGCGGACGACGACACGTTCATCGCCCTCACCCACGCCGGCGGCGTCCGCTCCCACCTGTACGTCTCCGCCACCACCGCCCAGCTCGGCCCGCGCTTTCGCGTGCTGGGCTCGCGGGCCGGGTACGTCAAGTACGGCCTCGACCCGCAGGAGGCGGCGCTGCGCGAGGGCGCGCGGCCCGGCCCCGGCTGGGGCGAGGAGGACGAGTCGCTGTGGGGCCGCGTCGGCTCCGGCCAGTCCCCGGTGACCGGCGGCGGACGCGTGGAGCCCACCCTTCCCGGTGACTACCCCGCCTACTACGCCGCGGTGGCGAAGGCGCTGCGCGAGGACGGCCCGAACCCGGTCGGCGCCCGGGAGGCCGCCGCCGCCCTGGACGTGCTGGAGGCCGCCCGCCGCTCTGCCCGCGACGGGGTGGTGGTGTCGCTGTGA
- a CDS encoding ROK family transcriptional regulator, translating to MRNAPGGANLLALRSHNAALVLDLLRTAGEEGISRLELAERTGLTPQAVSKITARLREDGLAAEAGRRASTGGKPRTVLRLVPEAGHALGVHLDRDELRAVLADLTGAVLAEHRAPLDLGAGAEAVLGGVVRAATELFARAPAGAPPRGRPRPGRPGDTGWRGGGGGGAGPGEPAWPPTLLGLGVALPGPLDHVRGVLRRVTGFPEWDGFPLRDALARRLGVPVVVDKDTNAAALALAVGGERGSFAYLHLATGLGAGLVIGGSVHRGPRTGAGEFGHQVVQLDGPPCTCGARGCVEALCLAAVARGDLAEAARVLGTGAANLAGLLDIDLVLLGGRTVATAPGAFTEGVGAVLDARARRAGGRDAAVPVRIAPGGARVVAEGAAQLHLAPLFGRDDA from the coding sequence CTGCGGAACGCGCCCGGCGGGGCCAACCTGCTCGCGCTGCGCAGCCACAACGCCGCCCTCGTGCTCGATCTGCTGCGCACCGCCGGCGAGGAGGGCATCAGCCGGCTCGAACTCGCCGAGCGGACCGGGCTCACCCCCCAGGCGGTCAGCAAGATCACCGCACGGCTGCGGGAGGACGGGCTCGCCGCCGAGGCCGGGCGCCGCGCCTCCACCGGCGGCAAACCCCGCACCGTGCTGCGGCTCGTGCCGGAGGCCGGACACGCCCTCGGCGTCCACCTGGACCGCGACGAACTGCGCGCGGTGCTGGCCGACCTGACGGGCGCCGTCCTGGCGGAACACCGCGCACCGCTGGACCTCGGCGCGGGGGCGGAGGCCGTGCTCGGCGGCGTCGTCCGGGCCGCGACCGAACTGTTCGCACGGGCACCGGCGGGAGCCCCGCCGCGAGGGCGACCGCGTCCGGGTCGCCCGGGGGACACCGGGTGGAGAGGGGGCGGCGGGGGCGGCGCGGGTCCCGGGGAGCCCGCCTGGCCGCCGACGCTCCTCGGGCTCGGGGTCGCGCTGCCCGGTCCCCTCGACCACGTGAGGGGCGTCCTGCGCAGGGTGACCGGCTTCCCGGAGTGGGACGGCTTCCCGCTGCGGGACGCGCTCGCCCGGCGGCTCGGCGTGCCCGTCGTCGTCGACAAGGACACCAACGCGGCGGCGCTCGCGCTCGCGGTGGGCGGGGAGCGCGGCTCCTTCGCGTACCTGCACCTCGCCACGGGACTCGGCGCGGGGCTGGTGATCGGCGGCAGCGTGCACCGGGGACCCCGGACCGGGGCCGGCGAGTTCGGGCACCAGGTCGTCCAACTCGACGGACCGCCCTGCACCTGCGGCGCCCGGGGCTGCGTCGAGGCACTGTGCCTGGCCGCCGTCGCGCGCGGCGACCTCGCCGAGGCGGCCCGCGTGCTGGGCACCGGCGCGGCCAACCTCGCCGGACTCCTCGACATCGACCTCGTCCTCCTCGGCGGCCGGACCGTCGCCACCGCGCCCGGCGCGTTCACCGAGGGGGTCGGCGCCGTCCTCGACGCCCGCGCCCGGCGCGCGGGCGGGCGTGACGCCGCCGTCCCGGTCCGGATCGCCCCCGGCGGGGCCCGTGTGGTCGCCGAGGGCGCGGCCCAGCTCCACCTGGCCCCCCTCTTCGGCCGCGACGACGCCTGA